In the genome of Entelurus aequoreus isolate RoL-2023_Sb linkage group LG08, RoL_Eaeq_v1.1, whole genome shotgun sequence, one region contains:
- the si:dkey-94l16.4 gene encoding retinoic acid-induced protein 1 codes for MEQPLGSLDDLQPQDLSASNILTVIDLTKKGSLSGTSCDVQRVVTVPDWHSNSGTSNPELPSSSETTLANILQQSGDHIQPDNALSRTTVTLSYVSRSHIHADSASPLSPFYGVPPISKFSLLPPSEVEKGHGETTYALNQLYVEHVDRPVDLATQAFNSSSKAPQIDGLCPPRPLCEFNGEVSSSKTTRNEQNTPGRTEKSCGLENGQDVSWSRLGVDSESSPETREREERKGSSEILLHMSTKKEPLMIHNSVAPVEQFSLIMDYKRLLDDPVSPSPTSPDDVEDVFVLPQACSSPSGDNSFHAGDTGCDDSNTEEASQLRSGISNMTASLNLSDENKQPAHSRKPELNSLVDCREDVCLSGISEDKPKTVTPYLNGNVCTLQRTVNERKLRSGRGMHLESIVMNINSSRYKVSGCINTNENASKMKTRYSNATSLKRNDRKRQGRAIAKQKVTRHLNGKTNSIISTDLDTTTSTNNSKKSFSKITPKSQRLSKNVPEDVPKPGQLLQKSPARSERKHLHSKNSTEELLAHLNPTLSTNRAQCSPPALKETPKKNPRSAQGKKVQQTVKTKSTRTPKRRQKKHKPRPALSIFSPKEPEIKLRYANYKEVKRESKLDNFSPFIHMQRQQSSASLCTLVNYPEEVSTPHKKSQREVQDHTSSFISATIPSTSCLQLGRASSHGQHQGSLVCCLCGLSANAMDLGDLHGPYYPEGYRPITKMSACTSGPKCLKDDYSDSDSSACSVRGRGGKRAVLPSLWKRRLADQQGVVNTGSPAAKRVRSEMWPTDVEDWYSPPVLPFEPCEYWLHEDCGIWSAGVFLVKGKVYGLEETVKVAHETMCSACSRPGATLGCFFKGCPSKYHYRCAMEADCVLIEENFSMKCKKHKNKTFTIFVEKQSDPRRKKPC; via the coding sequence ATGGAGCAACCACTCGGGAGCTTGGATGATCTACAACCTCAGGACCTTTCCGCCTCAAACATCCTCACTGTGATTGACTTAACTAAGAAAGGGAGCCTGAGTGGCACTTCCTGTGATGTCCAGCGGGTTGTCACTGTCCCAGATTGGCACTCCAATTCTGGAACCAGTAACCCTGAATTACCCTCATCCTCAGAGACCACCCTCGCTAATATTTTACAGCAATCAGGGGATCACATTCAACCGGATAATGCTTTATCCCGCACCACAGTGACCCTGTCCTACGTGAGCAGGTCTCACATCCACGCTGATTCAGCATCTCCGCTTTCACCTTTTTATGGTGTGCCACCTATCAGCAAGTTCTCCCTCCTCCCTCCCAGTGAGGTTGAGAAAGGGCATGGCGAGACTACCTATGCACTGAATCAACTGTACGTGGAACATGTTGACAGACCGGTGGACCTCGCCACTCAGGCTTTTAATTCATCCTCTAAAGCTCCACAGATTGATGGATTATGTCCTCCACGGCCGCTTTGTGAATTTAATGGGGAAGTAAGTTCGAGCAAGACGACCAGAAATGAACAAAACACACCCGGGAGGACTGAAAAGAGCTGTGGGTTGGAGAATGGCCAAGATGTCAGCTGGTCACGTTTAGGTGTGGATTCTGAGTCATCACCAGAGACAAGGGAGCGTGAGGAGAGGAAGGGAAGCTCTGAGATCCTCTTGCATATGTCAACGAAAAAGGAGCCATTGATGATCCATAACAGCGTGGCCCCAGTAGAGCAATTTTCACTGATCATGGATTACAAACGCCTTTTAGATGACCCCGTTTCCCCTTCACCTACCTCACCGGATGATGTCGAGGATGTGTTTGTGCTGCCTCAGGCCTGCAGCTCACCAAGCGGGGACAACTCTTTTCACGCTGGTGACACTGGTTGCGATGACTCGAACACAGAAGAGGCCAGTCAACTCAGGTCTGGCATCAGCAACATGACAGCAAGTTTAAATTTAAGTGATGAAAACAAGCAGCCTGCCCACAGTAGGAAACCAGAGTTGAACTCTTTGGTTGACTGTAGAGAAGATGTTTGTTTGTCTGGAATTTCAGAAGACAAACCCAAAACTGTCACCCCTTACTTGAATGGTAATGTTTGCACATTACAGAGGACTGTAAATGAAAGGAAACTACGTTCCGGCAGAGGTATGCACTTAGAATCTATAGTTATGAATATAAATTCAAGCAGGTATAAAGTATCAGGATGCATTAACACCAATGAAAATGCCTCCAAAATGAAAACTAGATATTCTAATGCGACAAGTCTAAAGAGGAATGACAGGAAAAGACAAGGCCGAGCAATAGCGAAACAAAAAGTAACCCGACATCTAAATGGTAAAACCAATAGCATTATTAGCACTGATTTGGACACTACTACCTCCACCAATAATTCTAAAAAGTCATTTAGCAAAATCACTCCTAAAAGCCAGAGGTTGTCAAAGAATGTGCCAGAGGATGTGCCAAAACCTGGACAGTTGCTACAGAAGAGCCCTGCTAGGTCGGAGAGGAAACATCTTCATTCCAAAAACTCAACGGAGGAGCTTCTTGCACACCTAAACCCTACTCTGTCAACAAATAGAGCACAATGTTCACCACCAGCACTTAAAGAAACTCCAAAGAAAAACCCACGGTCAGCTCAAGGTAAAAAAGTACAGCAAACTGTGAAGACGAAGTCAACTCGCACGCCTAAGAGGCGACAAAAAAAGCACAAACCGAGACCGGCCTTATCCATCTTCTCTCCCAAGGAGCCTGAGATCAAACTCCGGTACGCCAACTACAAGGAGGTGAAAAGGGAGTCGAAGTTGGATAATTTCTCCCCCTTCATCCATATGCAGCGGCAGCAGTCCTCTGCGTCACTTTGCACTTTAGTGAATTACCCAGAAGAGGTCAGTACTCCCCACAAAAAGAGCCAAAGGGAGGTACAGGATCACACCAGTAGCTTTATTTCTGCAACTATACCCAGCACGTCCTGTCTTCAGCTAGGCCGGGCGTCCAGTCATGGCCAGCACCAGGGTTCCCTGGTCTGTTGCTTGTGTGGACTGTCTGCCAACGCCATGGACTTGGGGGATCTCCACGGTCCTTACTACCCTGAAGGATACCGACCGATCACCAAAATGTCTGCCTGCACGTCTGGCCCTAAATGCCTAAAGGACGACTACAGCGATTCCGATTCTTCAGCCTGCAGTGTAAGGGGTAGAGGGGGTAAACGTGCTGTTCTGCCCTCATTGTGGAAAAGGAGGCTAGCGGATCAGCAGGGTGTTGTCAACACCGGCAGCCCTGCAGCAAAGCGGGTTCGCTCGGAAATGTGGCCAACAGATGTGGAGGACTGGTACAGCCCCCCTGTGCTGCCGTTTGAGCCCTGTGAGTACTGGCTCCACGAAGACTGCGGCATCTGGTCAGCTGGCGTGTTCTTGGTGAAGGGCAAAGTGTACGGCCTGGAGGAGACTGTCAAGGTGGCTCATGAGACG